From Candidatus Margulisiibacteriota bacterium, one genomic window encodes:
- a CDS encoding UDP-N-acetylmuramoyl-L-alanyl-D-glutamate--2,6-diaminopimelate ligase, with translation MIQYDTRKINMNDIFLAIDKGQNYITKELIEKTKKIIKIDKKSVFKYLSTLWTLDMDKIQIIGITGTNGKTTVTYLVHEILQQAGAKPRVIGTINSPLTTPEIFDLLSIIKDMLEKKETHLIMEVSSIGIEENRIYGLPFTVKLLTNITQDHLDYHKTFKNYVNAKFKFLTNPFGKTIYPSTYKQVKLNFEHKLIGKFNENNLKAAFAICQALNIPIKTIELALANALPPKGRFEKVAIHKTYTVVVDYAHTPDSLDNVLKEARKLTNTKLITVFGAGGDRDNKKRPLMGKVADKWADTIIVTSDNPRTEDPQTIIDQIASGITNKNKLIIQIDRKEAIKKALEIAKEKDFIMIAGKGHEDYQIIGVNKSHFDDSEVVKELALCIQ, from the coding sequence ATGATACAGTATGACACCAGAAAAATAAACATGAATGACATTTTTTTAGCTATCGACAAAGGTCAAAACTATATAACTAAAGAATTGATAGAAAAAACCAAAAAAATCATCAAAATTGACAAAAAATCTGTCTTCAAATATCTTAGCACACTCTGGACCCTAGACATGGATAAAATTCAAATAATAGGCATTACTGGCACAAACGGAAAAACTACTGTTACTTACTTAGTCCATGAAATTCTCCAACAAGCTGGAGCAAAGCCCAGAGTAATTGGAACAATAAATTCGCCTCTAACCACTCCAGAAATATTTGATCTCTTATCTATAATCAAAGATATGCTAGAAAAAAAAGAAACGCATCTTATCATGGAAGTTTCCTCCATAGGAATAGAAGAAAATCGAATATATGGGCTACCTTTTACTGTAAAACTCCTTACTAATATTACCCAAGACCATTTAGATTATCACAAAACTTTTAAAAACTATGTGAACGCTAAATTTAAGTTCTTAACAAATCCCTTTGGCAAAACAATATATCCCTCTACCTATAAGCAAGTTAAACTAAACTTCGAACACAAACTAATTGGTAAATTTAATGAAAACAATCTCAAAGCTGCTTTTGCTATTTGCCAAGCACTTAACATTCCGATAAAAACAATCGAGCTAGCATTAGCTAACGCACTACCACCAAAAGGAAGGTTCGAAAAAGTCGCCATTCATAAAACTTATACTGTTGTAGTGGATTACGCTCACACTCCAGACAGTTTGGACAATGTTCTCAAAGAAGCCCGTAAACTTACAAATACAAAGCTTATAACTGTTTTTGGTGCTGGTGGCGATAGAGACAATAAGAAAAGGCCCCTCATGGGTAAAGTTGCTGACAAATGGGCTGACACTATTATTGTTACTTCTGACAACCCTAGAACCGAAGACCCTCAAACAATAATTGACCAAATAGCTTCTGGTATAACTAATAAGAACAAATTAATAATACAAATAGACCGAAAAGAAGCTATTAAAAAAGCTTTAGAAATTGCAAAAGAAAAGGATTTTATAATGATAGCTGGTAAAGGACACGAGGACTATCAGATAATAGGTGTTAATAAATCACACTTCGATGATAGTGAAGTAGTAAAGGAACTAGCCCTTTGTATTCAATAG
- a CDS encoding SigB/SigF/SigG family RNA polymerase sigma factor, giving the protein MLTGKELFIKYREAEDPKLKDQIIEQHYNLVIYVARKFLGKGEELEDLIQVGIIGLIKSMDNYDPSYNAAFATYAMPMIVGEIKHYFRDHARLVKLPRRLHELNAQIKKLAFEFQQDYDRSPTIEEIATTLHASEEEVLEAMEAGESSRALSLDSPAFVTERSGEVVSDARSSLMDSLGVDHLESKIIDRETLKFAIANILNRREQRIIYMRYYDNLSQHEIATYLRLSQMHVSRLIKNAIDKLSRYIQKNSVI; this is encoded by the coding sequence TTGTTAACAGGCAAAGAATTATTTATTAAATACAGAGAAGCAGAGGATCCAAAACTTAAAGATCAAATTATAGAACAGCACTACAACCTTGTGATATATGTTGCACGTAAGTTTTTGGGTAAAGGTGAGGAATTAGAGGATCTGATCCAAGTTGGGATTATTGGACTCATTAAGTCCATGGACAATTATGACCCAAGCTATAATGCTGCTTTTGCTACTTATGCTATGCCAATGATAGTTGGTGAGATAAAACATTATTTTAGAGATCACGCTAGATTAGTGAAGCTTCCTAGAAGATTGCATGAGCTTAATGCCCAAATAAAAAAATTAGCCTTTGAGTTTCAACAAGATTATGATCGTTCGCCTACGATTGAAGAGATAGCAACAACGCTTCATGCTTCAGAGGAAGAAGTTTTGGAAGCGATGGAGGCTGGTGAGTCCAGCAGGGCGTTGAGTTTGGATTCTCCTGCTTTTGTGACAGAGAGAAGCGGAGAAGTTGTTTCAGATGCTAGATCGTCCTTGATGGATTCTTTAGGTGTTGACCATCTTGAATCGAAGATAATAGACAGAGAAACACTAAAGTTTGCTATCGCTAATATTTTAAACAGGCGAGAGCAACGGATTATTTATATGAGATATTATGACAACCTTTCTCAGCATGAAATTGCGACATATCTTAGATTATCTCAAATGCACGTATCTAGGTTAATTAAGAATGCTATTGATAAATTATCTAGATATATTCAAAAAAATTCAGTGATATAA
- the mraY gene encoding phospho-N-acetylmuramoyl-pentapeptide-transferase, translating into MTNIILTAFVLSLVLTNILINILKQAKMRQYILKDAPETHMVKEGTPTMGGLAILISTLISLAIFRSAIDFNILMLTFLLVSHSFIGILDDTNKIRKKHNKGMSAKLKLILQISFACIFAGILAVSNNFIYIQGALQFLPPMLYYIFIIFMIVGTSNAVNLTDGLDGLAAGLTIISLIGFAYLAFISTNITILIFILIMIGALLGFLWFNINPARIFMGDTGSLSLGAILAGIAILLHKELMLIPLGLVFIAETLSVMLQVSYFKITKGKRIFKMSPIHHHFELCGWSENKVVLRFWIIGIIMLIIAIKIG; encoded by the coding sequence ATGACTAACATAATCCTAACAGCCTTTGTTCTGTCCCTAGTATTAACAAATATTCTAATAAACATTCTAAAGCAAGCCAAAATGCGTCAATATATTTTAAAAGATGCACCAGAAACACATATGGTAAAAGAAGGAACACCCACTATGGGTGGACTTGCTATCTTGATTAGCACTCTAATTTCTCTAGCTATCTTCCGTTCCGCCATTGATTTCAATATACTCATGCTCACCTTTCTACTAGTTTCTCACTCTTTTATAGGAATACTTGATGACACAAATAAAATAAGAAAAAAACACAACAAAGGTATGTCCGCTAAATTAAAACTGATATTACAGATTTCTTTTGCCTGTATTTTTGCTGGCATTTTGGCAGTATCGAACAACTTCATTTACATCCAAGGTGCGCTGCAATTTCTACCACCAATGTTATACTATATTTTTATAATTTTCATGATTGTTGGCACATCTAATGCTGTTAATTTAACAGATGGATTAGATGGACTAGCTGCAGGACTAACGATTATTTCGTTAATTGGCTTTGCTTATCTAGCCTTTATTAGCACCAATATAACCATCTTAATTTTTATTCTAATAATGATTGGTGCATTGCTAGGGTTCCTTTGGTTTAACATTAATCCAGCTAGAATATTTATGGGCGATACTGGTTCTTTGTCTTTAGGAGCAATCTTGGCTGGCATTGCAATTCTCCTACATAAAGAACTTATGCTTATCCCCCTTGGCTTAGTATTTATCGCTGAAACCCTTTCTGTTATGCTACAAGTTAGTTATTTTAAAATAACTAAAGGCAAGCGAATTTTCAAAATGTCTCCCATTCACCATCACTTTGAACTTTGCGGATGGTCAGAAAATAAAGTAGTTCTTAGATTTTGGATTATTGGAATAATAATGTTAATAATTGCGATAAAAATTGGCTAA
- the murD gene encoding UDP-N-acetylmuramoyl-L-alanine--D-glutamate ligase — MAKNINISSIKKITVLGEGKTAKAVIKKLNELALFELTNDTTNTDLVIISPGLDPKKYTLGITAPIISEIELAYLLFQYYQNPPKLITITGTNGKTTTTDLISQLLNIPSAGNIGVPLIEFVSNNPLKVPKTISLEASSYQLEMSPNFKPEIYILMNITEDHLERHGTMKEYARIKLKVLHLLTDKDYFIYNSKDSFIMSFLSKNQIKAQLIDLQDRESVSQFLKESPLLGEHNQENLSAAINASLIINQESVTVDKIKNIKAYPHRLEKVRTINNIEFINDSKATNPDSTIAALNSIPSEKIILLLGGDKKAVSYQTMFNLIKKKKVRSIAFGGARDFFYEELKDSNLLLGNTHNLEEAINLAYNKSNSGDIILLSPACASFDMYKNFEERGNDFKQIVSAIPNNK, encoded by the coding sequence TTGGCTAAAAACATTAATATTTCTTCCATTAAAAAAATTACAGTTTTAGGTGAAGGCAAAACAGCTAAAGCTGTTATAAAGAAACTTAATGAATTAGCTCTATTCGAATTAACAAATGATACTACAAACACTGACCTTGTCATAATTTCTCCTGGCTTAGACCCTAAAAAATATACTTTGGGAATTACAGCTCCAATTATTAGTGAAATAGAGCTGGCATATTTACTTTTTCAATACTACCAGAATCCCCCAAAACTTATAACAATTACAGGCACAAACGGAAAAACAACAACAACAGATTTAATTTCACAACTATTAAACATCCCTTCCGCCGGTAATATTGGAGTGCCACTAATAGAGTTTGTTTCCAATAATCCACTCAAGGTCCCCAAAACAATTTCATTAGAAGCGTCTAGTTATCAACTAGAAATGTCGCCTAACTTTAAACCTGAGATTTACATCTTAATGAATATAACTGAAGACCACCTTGAAAGGCATGGCACAATGAAAGAATATGCCAGAATTAAACTAAAAGTACTACATTTACTTACTGATAAAGATTATTTTATTTATAACAGTAAAGACTCCTTTATAATGAGTTTTCTATCTAAAAACCAGATAAAAGCTCAGCTAATTGACCTCCAAGACAGAGAATCAGTTAGCCAATTTCTAAAGGAATCACCGCTACTCGGTGAACATAATCAAGAAAATCTTAGTGCTGCTATAAACGCATCACTAATTATCAATCAAGAGTCTGTTACAGTTGATAAAATCAAAAACATTAAGGCCTATCCGCATCGCTTGGAAAAAGTTAGAACAATCAACAATATTGAATTCATAAATGACTCCAAAGCGACTAACCCAGACTCTACGATTGCTGCACTTAACTCTATTCCTAGCGAAAAAATTATCCTTCTTTTAGGTGGAGATAAAAAAGCAGTTTCCTACCAAACAATGTTTAATTTAATTAAAAAAAAGAAAGTTCGCTCAATAGCCTTTGGCGGTGCAAGAGACTTCTTTTATGAAGAACTAAAAGATAGCAATCTTTTGCTAGGCAACACACATAATTTAGAAGAAGCTATTAATTTAGCCTATAACAAATCTAATAGTGGAGATATCATCTTATTGTCTCCTGCCTGTGCAAGCTTTGATATGTACAAAAACTTCGAGGAACGTGGCAATGATTTTAAACAAATTGTATCAGCAATTCCCAACAACAAGTAA
- the ftsW gene encoding putative lipid II flippase FtsW encodes MILNKLYQQFPTTSKPDFKLLGLAVWLTIFGIIMIMSSSNVIGYQEHNQSFYFVTRHFIFIFIGIFAFFTAYIFPHQFIRRFSWLILSGAIFLTMLTHIPGIGITISGSTRWIKFLGLTFQPSELVKFAALLFTADFLDKYQEIINKNLRLFLVLVAIIGASASVVLTQPDLGTTIVIGMVFLVQILIACVPMQWLLSMGGLVGLVGALSILARPYQLARVQGFLNPWADKYGKGFHVIQSMIAVGSGGLFGLGFGQSRQKFFYLPQQYTDFIFAIICEELGFILTIILFLLPMTIFYIKCYFVAIRQTTLYSKLLIIGITTWLSFQSLFNIAVSINLAPTKGITLPFISFGGTSIVMALAVTGVIMNASRYQQRIH; translated from the coding sequence ATGATTTTAAACAAATTGTATCAGCAATTCCCAACAACAAGTAAACCCGACTTTAAATTACTAGGGCTAGCTGTTTGGCTTACTATTTTTGGGATAATTATGATAATGAGTTCATCCAATGTAATTGGCTACCAAGAGCATAACCAAAGCTTTTACTTTGTCACTAGACACTTCATCTTTATTTTCATAGGAATTTTTGCTTTTTTTACAGCTTACATTTTTCCACACCAGTTTATTAGAAGATTTTCTTGGTTGATACTGTCTGGTGCTATTTTTTTAACAATGCTAACACATATACCGGGCATTGGAATTACTATAAGTGGTTCAACCAGATGGATTAAATTTTTAGGACTTACCTTCCAACCTTCTGAGTTGGTTAAATTTGCTGCATTACTATTCACTGCTGATTTTTTAGATAAATATCAAGAAATAATAAACAAAAACTTAAGGTTGTTTTTAGTTTTAGTTGCGATAATAGGCGCCTCTGCTTCTGTCGTTCTTACTCAACCTGACTTAGGGACAACTATTGTTATTGGAATGGTTTTTTTAGTACAAATTCTTATTGCCTGTGTACCAATGCAGTGGCTGTTGTCTATGGGTGGACTCGTAGGATTAGTTGGTGCGCTAAGTATACTAGCAAGACCATATCAATTAGCTAGAGTGCAAGGATTCTTAAATCCTTGGGCTGACAAATATGGCAAAGGATTCCACGTCATACAATCAATGATTGCTGTAGGTTCAGGTGGGCTTTTTGGTCTAGGGTTTGGACAATCAAGACAAAAATTCTTTTATTTACCTCAACAATATACGGATTTTATTTTTGCAATCATCTGTGAGGAATTAGGATTTATCCTAACAATTATCCTGTTTTTATTACCAATGACTATTTTTTACATAAAATGCTATTTTGTTGCAATTAGACAAACAACACTATATTCCAAACTACTTATCATCGGAATAACTACTTGGCTTTCTTTTCAATCTCTCTTTAATATTGCGGTCTCTATCAACCTCGCACCAACGAAAGGTATAACTCTTCCCTTTATTAGTTTTGGGGGGACATCAATTGTTATGGCTCTCGCAGTAACTGGAGTTATCATGAATGCTTCCAGATATCAACAAAGGATTCATTAA
- a CDS encoding Mur ligase family protein has product MYSIDTRKIQDNDIFIPIKGENFDGHSFIPAMVKRKIKVLDVNLQEYALHHRINNIKATVIGLTGSSGKTTLKDMLHQILSIKYTVHSTFENQNNEIGAPLTILNAPNNADFIIVEMGMRHRGDISYLVNIIRPDITLITNIGLAHLELLKTQRNIALGKSEIFNFPKDKNKQYLTFLNTTIDYFNLVKTKAIQNGFKINSITENDALLSSQKLATALALQFGIAQKDIDNLNLKSTSPHREEVLEWKGNIIIDDAYNANPKSMEFSINKTKANYPDKKIITVFGEMKELGKKEDFFHKELVNTVIHDQKIEKAIFYGNTYLRIEKKDDKCYYYTDKSLILNKLNEIRPNNNVILFKGSRSTKMETIIKELIKND; this is encoded by the coding sequence TTGTATTCAATAGATACTCGTAAAATTCAAGATAATGACATATTCATTCCTATTAAAGGTGAAAATTTTGACGGACATAGCTTTATCCCTGCTATGGTTAAACGGAAAATTAAAGTGCTGGATGTAAATCTACAAGAATATGCCCTGCACCATAGAATTAACAATATAAAAGCAACGGTTATTGGACTAACTGGTAGCTCTGGCAAAACTACACTTAAAGACATGCTCCATCAAATACTGAGCATTAAGTATACAGTGCACAGCACCTTTGAAAACCAAAACAACGAAATTGGAGCACCGCTAACAATTCTCAATGCTCCTAATAATGCTGACTTTATTATTGTAGAAATGGGCATGAGACACAGAGGAGACATTAGCTACTTAGTAAATATTATAAGACCTGACATTACCTTAATAACTAACATTGGATTAGCACATCTTGAACTCTTAAAAACACAACGAAATATTGCTTTAGGTAAATCCGAAATTTTTAACTTTCCTAAAGATAAAAACAAACAATATTTAACTTTTTTGAACACTACAATTGATTACTTTAATTTAGTAAAGACTAAGGCTATACAAAATGGATTTAAAATAAATTCAATAACCGAAAATGATGCATTGTTATCTAGCCAAAAGCTAGCTACAGCCTTAGCACTTCAATTTGGGATCGCCCAAAAAGACATCGATAACTTAAACCTAAAGTCTACAAGCCCACATAGAGAAGAAGTCCTAGAATGGAAAGGGAATATTATTATTGATGATGCTTACAATGCTAATCCTAAGAGCATGGAATTCTCAATAAATAAAACCAAAGCTAACTATCCTGACAAAAAAATCATTACAGTCTTTGGCGAAATGAAAGAACTAGGGAAAAAAGAAGATTTTTTCCACAAAGAACTAGTAAATACAGTTATCCACGACCAAAAAATTGAAAAAGCGATATTTTATGGAAATACATATCTTCGAATTGAGAAAAAGGACGACAAATGTTACTATTATACAGACAAATCATTGATACTGAACAAGCTCAATGAAATACGCCCAAATAATAACGTGATTCTTTTTAAAGGTTCACGATCAACTAAAATGGAAACAATAATAAAGGAACTTATAAAAAATGACTAA